One window from the genome of Micromonospora aurantiaca ATCC 27029 encodes:
- a CDS encoding citrate synthase, which yields MTEVKLDHPGGQLSMPVQSAVEGPAGIGVSKLLKETGMTTYDPGFVNTASCSSAITYIDGDAGILRYRGYPIDQLAEKSSFLEVSYLLIYGELPSQTQLTEFSERIRRHSLLHEEMRRFFDGFPRDAHPMAVLSSAVSAISTFYQDSLDPFDSEHVEMSTVRLMAKVPTIASYAYKKSIGQPLLYPDNSLGYVENFLRMTFGVPAEPYEVDPVVARVLDMLFILHADHEQNCSTSTVRLVGSSNANLFASVSAGVNALFGPLHGGANQAVLEMLQKIQADGGDVRSFVQKVKDKQDGVKLMGFGHRVYKNYDPRAAIVKKAAQDVLGRMAKPDPLLDLAVQLEEIALADDFFVSRRLYPNVDFYTGLIYKAMGFPTKMFTVLFALGRLPGWIAQWREMINDPETKIGRPRQIYTGATERDYVPAAQR from the coding sequence ATGACGGAAGTCAAGCTCGACCACCCCGGTGGGCAGCTGTCGATGCCGGTGCAGTCCGCGGTTGAGGGCCCCGCCGGGATCGGGGTGAGCAAGCTGCTCAAGGAAACCGGGATGACCACGTACGACCCCGGTTTCGTGAACACCGCGTCCTGCTCGTCCGCCATCACCTACATCGACGGTGATGCCGGCATCCTGCGGTACCGGGGTTACCCGATCGACCAGCTGGCCGAGAAGTCCTCTTTCCTGGAGGTCTCCTACCTGCTGATCTACGGCGAGCTGCCGTCCCAGACGCAGCTCACCGAGTTCAGCGAGCGGATCCGGCGGCACTCGCTGCTGCACGAGGAGATGCGCCGCTTCTTCGACGGCTTCCCCCGCGACGCGCACCCGATGGCCGTGCTCTCCTCGGCCGTCAGCGCCATCTCGACCTTCTACCAGGACAGCCTGGACCCGTTCGACTCCGAGCACGTGGAGATGTCCACGGTGCGGCTGATGGCGAAGGTCCCCACCATCGCCTCGTACGCGTACAAGAAGTCGATCGGGCAGCCGCTGCTGTACCCGGACAACTCGCTGGGCTACGTCGAGAACTTCCTGCGGATGACGTTCGGCGTACCGGCCGAGCCGTACGAGGTCGACCCGGTCGTCGCCCGGGTGCTGGACATGCTGTTCATCCTGCACGCCGACCACGAGCAGAACTGCTCCACCTCGACCGTGCGGCTGGTCGGCTCCAGCAACGCCAACCTGTTCGCCTCGGTCTCGGCCGGCGTGAACGCGCTGTTCGGCCCGCTGCACGGCGGCGCCAACCAGGCGGTCCTGGAGATGCTCCAGAAGATCCAGGCCGACGGCGGCGACGTCCGCTCCTTCGTGCAGAAGGTCAAGGACAAGCAGGACGGCGTGAAGCTGATGGGCTTCGGGCACCGGGTCTACAAGAACTACGACCCGCGCGCCGCCATCGTGAAGAAGGCCGCCCAGGACGTGCTCGGCCGGATGGCCAAGCCGGACCCGCTGCTGGACCTCGCCGTGCAGCTCGAGGAGATCGCGCTCGCCGACGACTTCTTCGTGTCCCGGCGGCTCTACCCGAACGTGGACTTCTACACCGGCCTGATCTACAAGGCCATGGGCTTCCCGACGAAGATGTTCACGGTGCTGTTCGCGCTCGGCCGGCTGCCCGGCTGGATCGCGCAGTGGCGCGAGATGATCAACGATCCGGAGACCAAGATCGGTCGCCCGCGGCAGATCTACACCGGCGCCACCGAGCGGGACTACGTCCCCGCCGCCCAGCGCTGA
- the glgX gene encoding glycogen debranching protein GlgX — protein MQVWPGESYPLGATYDGMGTNFAIFSEVAEKIELCLFDEWDIGTERRVELREVDAYVWHAYIPGVEPGQRYGYRVHGPWNPAEGLRCNPHKLLLDPYAKAVDGEITWDPSVYDYEVGGDPDLMNTADSAPYMPKSVVVNPYFDWGNDRPPRTPYHHSVIYEAHVRGLTMRHPGIPEELRGTYAAIASPVMIEHFKRLGVTAVELMPVHEFVHDHRLADLGLRNYWGYNTIGFFAPHHGYSALGRLGQQVQEFRGMVKALHAAGIEVILDVVYNHTAEGNHLGPSLSFKGIDTPSYYRLSEDDRRYFVDYTGTGNSLNVRSPHSLQLIMDSLRYWVTEMHVDGFRFDLAATLAREFYEVDRLSTFFEVVQQDPVVGRVKLIAEPWDVGPGGYQVGNFPPQWTEWNGKYRDTVRDFWRGEPATLAEFASRISGSADLYQDDGRRPFHSINFVTCHDGFTLTDLVSYNDKHNEANGEDNRDGESHNRSWNCGVEGETDDPGVRALRARQRRNFLATLILSQGVPMLGHGDELGRTQRGNNNAYCQDSEIAWVDWDRADDELLDFVRRLTEFRNRHQVFRRRRFFTGLPVGGRAAGSGLPDLAWYTPDGREMTGEDWGNDFGRSVALFVNGDGIGERGQYGQRHRDDSFLLLFNAHDASLDFTLPGEEFGTRWELVISTAEPDPEKTMLVEAGGTVCVPDRSLLVLERTA, from the coding sequence ATGCAGGTCTGGCCGGGCGAGAGCTACCCCCTCGGCGCCACGTACGACGGGATGGGCACCAACTTCGCGATCTTCTCCGAGGTGGCGGAGAAGATCGAGCTGTGCCTGTTCGACGAGTGGGACATCGGCACCGAGCGGCGGGTGGAGCTGCGCGAGGTCGACGCGTACGTCTGGCACGCCTACATCCCCGGGGTCGAGCCCGGCCAGCGCTACGGCTACCGGGTGCACGGGCCGTGGAACCCGGCCGAGGGGCTGCGCTGCAATCCGCACAAGCTGCTGCTCGACCCGTACGCGAAGGCGGTCGACGGGGAGATCACCTGGGATCCGTCGGTCTACGACTACGAGGTCGGCGGCGACCCGGACCTGATGAACACCGCCGACTCGGCGCCGTACATGCCGAAGTCGGTGGTGGTGAACCCGTACTTCGACTGGGGCAACGACCGGCCGCCGCGCACCCCGTACCACCACTCGGTGATCTACGAGGCGCACGTGCGCGGCCTGACCATGCGCCATCCGGGCATCCCGGAGGAGCTGCGCGGCACGTACGCGGCGATCGCCTCACCGGTGATGATCGAGCACTTCAAGCGGCTCGGCGTGACGGCGGTGGAGCTGATGCCGGTGCACGAGTTCGTGCACGACCACCGCCTGGCCGACCTGGGGCTGCGCAACTACTGGGGCTACAACACCATCGGCTTCTTCGCCCCGCACCACGGCTACTCCGCGCTGGGCCGCCTCGGCCAGCAGGTGCAGGAGTTCCGGGGCATGGTCAAGGCGCTGCACGCCGCCGGCATCGAGGTCATCCTCGACGTGGTCTACAACCACACCGCCGAGGGCAACCACCTCGGGCCGTCGCTCAGCTTCAAGGGCATCGACACCCCCAGCTACTACCGGCTCTCCGAGGACGACCGGCGCTACTTCGTCGACTACACCGGCACCGGCAACAGCCTCAACGTCCGCAGCCCGCACTCACTGCAACTGATCATGGATTCGCTGCGCTACTGGGTCACCGAGATGCACGTCGACGGCTTCCGGTTCGACCTGGCGGCCACGCTCGCCCGCGAGTTCTACGAGGTGGACCGCCTGTCCACGTTCTTCGAGGTGGTGCAGCAGGACCCGGTGGTCGGCCGGGTGAAGCTCATCGCCGAGCCGTGGGACGTGGGCCCCGGCGGCTACCAGGTCGGCAACTTCCCGCCGCAGTGGACCGAGTGGAACGGCAAGTACCGCGACACCGTCCGCGACTTCTGGCGCGGCGAGCCGGCCACGCTCGCCGAGTTCGCCTCCCGCATCTCCGGCTCGGCCGACCTCTACCAGGACGACGGCCGCCGCCCGTTCCACAGCATCAACTTCGTCACCTGCCACGACGGGTTCACGCTCACCGACCTGGTCTCCTACAACGACAAGCACAACGAGGCGAACGGCGAGGACAACCGGGACGGGGAGAGCCACAACCGGTCCTGGAACTGCGGCGTCGAGGGCGAGACCGACGACCCGGGCGTACGCGCGCTGCGTGCCCGGCAGCGGCGCAACTTCCTGGCCACGCTGATCCTGTCCCAGGGCGTGCCGATGCTCGGCCACGGCGACGAGCTGGGCCGCACCCAGCGCGGCAACAACAACGCCTACTGCCAGGACAGCGAGATCGCCTGGGTCGACTGGGACCGGGCCGACGACGAGCTGCTGGACTTCGTCCGCCGGCTCACCGAGTTCCGCAACCGGCACCAGGTGTTCCGCCGCCGCCGGTTCTTCACCGGCCTGCCGGTGGGCGGCCGGGCCGCCGGGTCCGGACTGCCGGACCTGGCCTGGTACACCCCGGACGGCCGGGAGATGACCGGCGAGGACTGGGGCAACGACTTCGGCCGCTCGGTGGCCCTGTTCGTCAACGGCGACGGCATCGGCGAGCGCGGCCAGTACGGCCAGCGTCACCGGGACGACTCGTTCCTGCTGCTGTTCAACGCGCACGACGCGTCGCTGGACTTCACGCTGCCCGGCGAGGAGTTCGGCACCCGGTGGGAGCTGGTGATCAGCACCGCGGAACCCGATCCGGAGAAGACGATGCTCGTCGAGGCGGGCGGCACGGTCTGCGTGCCGGACCGTTCGCTGCTGGTCCTGGAGAGGACGGCCTGA
- the treZ gene encoding malto-oligosyltrehalose trehalohydrolase, protein MTEFTVWAPEAARVRLRLPGAADHAMRQGPDGWWRVEVPDAGPGTDYAFLLDDDEQALPDPRSAWQPAGVHGPSRLYDHAAFGWTDAAWTGRQLPGSVLYELHIGTFTPEGTFDAAIAKLDHLVDLGVDMVELLPVNAFNGEYNWGYDGVCWYAPHEPYGGPDGLKRFVDAAHAKGLGVILDVVYNHFGPSGAYAPRFAPYLSEQSNTWGRTVNLDGPHSDGVRRYIADSVLTWLRDYHVDGLRLDAVHAMPDGRAVHWLEEVAAEVEALSTHLGRPLSLIAESDLNDPRLITPREAGGYGLHAQWNDDAHHALHTLLTGERQGYYGDFGSLECLTDVLTGGFFHAGTWSSFRGRSHGRPVDRQRTPGHRFVAYLQNHDQIGNRATGDRISATLSPGLLRVGATLLMTAPFTPMLFMGEEWAASTPWQFFTSHPEPELAAAVATGRRREFADHGWATDDVPDPQDPQTFLRSRLDWAELDKPEHRETYDLYRRLIALRRSRADLSDPRLDRVDVRHGDRFLVMRRGETLVVANLAGRAQRINLPGVVRRVLLATSEGVTVMRDGIELPPESAAIVAL, encoded by the coding sequence ATGACCGAGTTCACGGTGTGGGCGCCCGAGGCCGCCCGGGTGCGGCTGCGCCTGCCCGGCGCCGCCGACCACGCGATGCGTCAGGGGCCGGACGGCTGGTGGCGGGTCGAGGTGCCCGACGCCGGGCCGGGCACCGACTACGCGTTCCTGCTCGACGACGACGAGCAGGCCCTGCCGGACCCGCGCTCGGCCTGGCAGCCGGCCGGGGTGCACGGGCCCAGCCGGCTCTACGACCACGCCGCGTTCGGCTGGACCGACGCCGCCTGGACCGGCCGGCAACTACCCGGCAGCGTGCTGTACGAGCTGCACATCGGCACGTTCACCCCGGAGGGCACGTTCGACGCTGCGATCGCGAAGCTCGACCACCTGGTCGACCTCGGCGTCGACATGGTCGAACTGCTGCCCGTCAACGCGTTCAACGGCGAGTACAACTGGGGCTACGACGGCGTCTGCTGGTATGCCCCGCACGAGCCGTACGGCGGCCCGGACGGCCTGAAACGGTTCGTCGACGCCGCCCACGCCAAGGGCCTGGGGGTGATCCTCGACGTCGTCTACAACCATTTCGGGCCCTCCGGGGCCTACGCGCCGCGGTTCGCGCCGTACCTCAGCGAGCAGAGCAACACCTGGGGCCGCACCGTCAACCTGGACGGCCCGCACTCCGACGGGGTGCGCCGCTACATCGCCGACAGCGTGCTGACCTGGCTGCGCGACTACCACGTCGACGGGCTGCGGCTGGACGCCGTGCACGCCATGCCGGACGGCCGGGCCGTGCACTGGCTGGAGGAGGTCGCCGCCGAGGTCGAGGCGCTGTCGACGCACCTCGGACGGCCGCTGTCGCTGATCGCCGAGAGCGACCTCAACGACCCGCGCCTGATCACGCCCCGCGAGGCGGGCGGGTACGGCCTGCACGCCCAGTGGAACGACGACGCCCACCACGCGCTGCACACGCTGCTCACCGGCGAGCGGCAGGGCTACTACGGCGACTTCGGCTCCCTGGAGTGCCTCACCGACGTGCTGACCGGCGGCTTCTTCCACGCCGGCACCTGGTCCAGCTTCCGGGGCCGCAGCCACGGCCGCCCGGTCGACAGGCAGCGCACGCCCGGCCACCGCTTCGTGGCGTACCTGCAGAACCACGACCAGATCGGCAACCGGGCCACCGGCGACCGGATCTCCGCCACGCTGTCGCCCGGCCTGCTGCGCGTCGGCGCGACGCTGCTGATGACGGCGCCGTTCACGCCGATGCTGTTCATGGGGGAGGAGTGGGCGGCCTCCACGCCGTGGCAGTTCTTCACCAGCCACCCCGAGCCGGAACTCGCGGCGGCGGTCGCGACCGGCCGCCGACGCGAGTTCGCCGACCACGGCTGGGCCACCGACGACGTACCCGACCCGCAGGACCCGCAGACGTTCCTGCGGTCCCGGCTGGACTGGGCCGAGCTGGACAAGCCGGAGCACCGCGAGACGTACGACCTCTACCGGCGGCTGATCGCGCTGCGCCGATCCCGGGCCGACCTGTCCGACCCCCGGCTGGACCGGGTCGACGTACGCCACGGCGACCGGTTCCTGGTGATGCGGCGCGGCGAGACGCTCGTGGTGGCGAACCTGGCGGGCCGGGCACAGCGGATCAACCTGCCCGGTGTGGTACGCCGGGTGCTGCTCGCCACGTCCGAGGGCGTCACCGTGATGCGCGACGGGATCGAGTTGCCGCCGGAGAGCGCGGCGATCGTGGCGCTCTGA
- the treY gene encoding malto-oligosyltrehalose synthase, translating to MPDTPRSTYRVQVRPGFDLDATAELAGYLAALGVTHLYTAPLLTATPGSTHGYDVVDHRAVNPQLGGEAARARLVRALRAAGLGLVVDIVPNHAGVARPEANPAWWDVLRRGRESVYARWFDIDWDRGRLLLPVLADTADALDDLKLVDGELRYHEHRFPVADGTGDGTPRQVHDRQHYELVNWRRGDAELTYRRFFAVSDLAGLRVEDPEVFDATHAEILRWVAAGDVDGIRVDHPDGLRDPAGYLARLRAAAPESWLVVEKILEYGEDLPDWPVDGTTGYDALAAVSGLFVDPDAEPEFTTLDGRLTGRHTSWADLTHATKLEAATRLLAAELTRLAALVPELPGEQVRAALAELAACFPVYRGYPPEGARHLAAARSEAGRRRPDLIGVLDAVTARLRDPGHELAARFPQFTGAVMAKGVEDTAYYRWSRFVALNEVGGSPAHFGVPAAELHRFAATRQVRWPASMTALSTHDTKRGEDVRARLAVLSEMPGRWAERVADWMSRAPLADPALAHLLWQTAVGAWPIERERLHGYAEKAAREASVTTSWADPDPSFEHEMHALVDRMYDDPELHAQITAFAAEITPPGWSNALGQKLVQLAMPGVPDVYQGTELWENSLVDPDNRRPVDFAVRRDMLARLDAGWRPAVADDGAAKLLVVSRTLRLRRDRPDLFGGYRPVPARGPAAAHAVAFDRGGAVAVATRLPLRLARSGGWRDTTVSLPVHQCTDLFTGRVYSGSELLLDDLLSTYPVALLAPTDSVEAAA from the coding sequence ATGCCCGACACCCCTCGCTCGACGTACCGGGTCCAGGTGCGTCCCGGCTTCGACCTGGACGCCACGGCCGAGCTGGCGGGCTACCTCGCCGCGCTCGGCGTCACCCACCTCTACACCGCGCCCCTGCTCACCGCCACCCCCGGCTCCACGCACGGCTACGACGTGGTGGACCACCGCGCGGTCAACCCGCAGCTCGGCGGCGAGGCCGCCCGGGCGCGGCTGGTCCGGGCGCTGCGCGCGGCCGGGCTGGGCCTGGTCGTGGACATCGTGCCCAACCACGCCGGGGTGGCCCGGCCCGAGGCCAACCCGGCCTGGTGGGACGTGCTGCGGCGGGGACGCGAATCGGTGTACGCGCGCTGGTTCGACATCGACTGGGACCGCGGACGGCTGTTGCTGCCGGTGCTCGCCGACACCGCCGACGCGCTCGACGACCTGAAGCTCGTCGACGGAGAGCTGCGCTACCACGAGCACCGCTTCCCGGTCGCCGACGGCACGGGCGACGGCACGCCCCGGCAGGTGCACGACCGGCAGCACTACGAGCTGGTGAACTGGCGGCGCGGCGACGCCGAGCTGACGTACCGCCGGTTCTTCGCCGTGTCCGACCTGGCCGGCCTGCGGGTGGAGGACCCGGAGGTCTTCGACGCCACCCACGCGGAGATCCTGCGCTGGGTCGCCGCCGGGGACGTCGACGGCATCCGGGTCGACCACCCGGACGGGCTGCGCGACCCGGCCGGCTACCTGGCCCGGTTGCGCGCCGCCGCGCCGGAGAGCTGGCTGGTGGTGGAGAAGATCCTGGAGTACGGCGAGGACCTGCCGGACTGGCCGGTCGACGGCACCACCGGCTACGACGCGCTGGCCGCCGTGTCCGGGCTGTTCGTCGACCCGGACGCCGAACCGGAGTTCACCACTCTGGACGGCCGGCTGACCGGGCGGCACACGTCCTGGGCCGACCTGACGCACGCCACCAAGCTGGAGGCCGCCACCCGGCTGCTCGCCGCCGAGCTGACCCGGCTGGCCGCGCTCGTGCCGGAGCTGCCCGGCGAGCAGGTCCGCGCCGCCCTGGCCGAGCTGGCGGCCTGCTTCCCGGTCTACCGCGGCTACCCGCCCGAGGGCGCCCGGCACCTGGCCGCCGCCCGCAGCGAAGCAGGCCGCCGCCGTCCCGACCTGATCGGCGTGTTGGACGCGGTCACCGCCCGGCTGCGCGACCCCGGCCACGAGCTGGCCGCCCGGTTCCCGCAGTTCACCGGCGCGGTCATGGCCAAGGGCGTGGAGGACACCGCGTACTACAGGTGGAGCCGGTTCGTCGCCCTCAACGAGGTCGGCGGCAGCCCGGCCCACTTCGGCGTACCAGCGGCCGAGCTGCACCGGTTCGCCGCCACCCGGCAGGTCCGCTGGCCGGCGAGCATGACCGCGCTCTCCACCCACGACACCAAGCGCGGCGAGGACGTCCGCGCCCGGCTCGCGGTGCTGTCCGAGATGCCCGGCCGCTGGGCCGAGCGGGTCGCCGACTGGATGTCCCGCGCGCCGCTGGCCGACCCCGCGCTGGCCCACCTGCTCTGGCAGACCGCCGTCGGGGCGTGGCCGATCGAGCGGGAGCGACTGCACGGGTACGCCGAGAAGGCCGCCCGGGAGGCGTCGGTCACCACCAGCTGGGCCGACCCGGACCCGTCCTTCGAGCACGAGATGCACGCCCTGGTCGACCGGATGTACGACGACCCGGAACTGCACGCCCAGATCACCGCGTTCGCCGCCGAGATCACCCCGCCCGGCTGGTCCAACGCGCTCGGGCAGAAGCTGGTGCAGCTCGCCATGCCCGGTGTGCCCGACGTCTACCAGGGCACCGAGCTGTGGGAGAACTCGCTCGTCGACCCGGACAACAGGCGGCCCGTCGACTTCGCCGTACGCCGGGACATGCTGGCCCGGCTCGACGCCGGATGGCGGCCCGCGGTGGCCGACGACGGCGCGGCCAAGCTGCTCGTGGTGTCCCGGACGCTGCGGTTGCGCCGCGACCGCCCGGACCTGTTCGGCGGCTACCGGCCGGTGCCGGCGCGCGGCCCGGCCGCCGCGCACGCGGTGGCCTTCGATAGGGGCGGCGCGGTGGCGGTGGCGACCCGGCTGCCGCTGCGGCTGGCCCGCTCCGGCGGCTGGCGGGACACGACGGTGTCACTTCCCGTTCATCAGTGCACCGACTTGTTCACCGGGCGGGTCTACAGTGGTTCTGAGCTGCTCCTGGATGATCTGCTGAGCACCTATCCCGTCGCCCTCCTCGCACCCACCGACTCTGTGGAGGCCGCCGCATGA
- a CDS encoding glycosyltransferase family 4 protein, with protein sequence MTTLRVGAQPATATDRLHRPTLTSRPAPPSPAGSAPRTRRILMLSWEYPPVLVGGLGRHVHALSVALAAAGHEVTVVTRHAEGAPLEEYADGVRIVRAAEDPVTFPLATGSLLAWTMAFNHTPTRAALRAASSGTYDVIHAHDWLVAHTAMTLREHLDVPLVSTIHATEAGRHQGWLPEEMNRTIHGVEHWLAGESGRVIVCSGYMRDEVGALFGVDAARVDVVPNGVEPHRWRVPASAVAAARARFAADGPLVTFAGRLVYEKGVQHLLAGLPRLRDRHPGLRAVIVGDGPYKAELEAEVHRLGLGATVSMPGFLGGTDLPAVMAASDCFAVPSIYEPFGMVALEGAAAGAPLAVARTGGLAEIVEPGVTGMTFAPHDPDGLAEAVHTLLSDRDRARALARRARTMVHEQYGWAAIASRTAAAYAAAIAGDPAFTAARAQHRMAHGHTSPRVPEGNLLTAAGLR encoded by the coding sequence GTGACCACTCTGCGGGTCGGCGCTCAGCCCGCCACCGCGACGGACCGGCTCCACCGGCCCACCCTCACCTCCCGCCCGGCGCCCCCGTCGCCGGCCGGGTCCGCGCCCCGGACCCGGCGCATCCTGATGCTGTCGTGGGAGTACCCGCCGGTGCTCGTCGGCGGGCTCGGCCGCCACGTCCACGCGCTGTCAGTGGCGCTTGCCGCCGCCGGGCACGAGGTCACGGTCGTCACCCGCCACGCCGAGGGCGCTCCCCTGGAGGAGTACGCCGACGGCGTCCGCATCGTCCGCGCCGCCGAGGACCCGGTCACCTTCCCCCTCGCCACCGGCTCGCTGCTGGCCTGGACCATGGCGTTCAACCACACCCCCACCCGGGCCGCGCTGCGCGCCGCCTCCTCCGGCACCTACGACGTCATCCACGCCCACGACTGGCTCGTCGCGCACACCGCGATGACGCTGCGCGAGCACCTGGACGTGCCGCTGGTCAGCACCATCCACGCCACCGAGGCGGGCCGCCACCAGGGCTGGCTGCCGGAGGAGATGAACCGCACCATCCACGGCGTCGAGCACTGGCTCGCCGGCGAGTCCGGGCGCGTGATCGTCTGCTCCGGTTACATGCGCGACGAGGTGGGCGCGCTGTTCGGCGTGGACGCCGCCCGCGTCGACGTGGTCCCCAACGGCGTCGAGCCGCACCGCTGGCGGGTGCCCGCGTCGGCGGTCGCCGCCGCCCGGGCCCGGTTCGCCGCCGACGGCCCGCTGGTCACGTTCGCCGGGCGCCTCGTGTACGAGAAGGGCGTGCAGCACCTGCTGGCCGGGCTGCCCCGGCTGCGCGACCGGCACCCGGGCCTGCGCGCGGTGATCGTCGGCGACGGGCCGTACAAGGCGGAACTGGAGGCCGAGGTGCACCGCCTCGGGCTGGGCGCCACTGTGAGCATGCCCGGGTTCCTCGGCGGCACCGACCTGCCCGCCGTCATGGCCGCCTCGGACTGCTTCGCGGTGCCGAGCATCTACGAGCCGTTCGGCATGGTGGCGCTGGAGGGGGCCGCCGCGGGCGCGCCGCTGGCAGTCGCCCGTACCGGTGGGCTGGCCGAGATCGTGGAGCCGGGCGTCACCGGGATGACGTTCGCCCCGCACGACCCGGACGGCCTCGCCGAGGCGGTGCACACGCTGCTGTCCGACCGGGACCGGGCGCGTGCGCTCGCCCGGCGGGCCCGCACCATGGTGCACGAGCAGTACGGCTGGGCGGCCATCGCGTCCCGCACGGCTGCCGCGTACGCCGCCGCCATCGCCGGCGACCCGGCGTTCACCGCGGCCCGCGCCCAGCACCGCATGGCACACGGCCACACGAGCCCGCGAGTCCCCGAGGGCAACCTCCTCACCGCCGCCGGCTTGAGGTAA